Proteins encoded together in one Desulfovibrio sp. UCD-KL4C window:
- the rplK gene encoding 50S ribosomal protein L11: MAKKEIGKIKLQIPAGSANPSPPVGPALGQHGVNIMEFCKAFNAKTQDQKGMITPVVITVYHDRSFSFITKTPPASTLLLKAAKLAKGSGEPNKNKVGTVSKAQVEEIAKLKAPDLTAANTEAAMNSIMGTARSMGIEVTD; the protein is encoded by the coding sequence ATGGCCAAGAAAGAAATAGGCAAAATTAAGCTTCAGATTCCTGCTGGTTCAGCAAATCCGTCCCCACCGGTCGGACCTGCATTAGGTCAGCATGGCGTCAACATAATGGAATTCTGCAAAGCGTTTAACGCTAAAACGCAGGATCAGAAGGGCATGATCACTCCGGTCGTTATTACGGTCTATCATGACAGGTCCTTTTCCTTCATTACTAAGACTCCTCCGGCTTCCACATTATTGCTAAAAGCTGCTAAGCTGGCAAAAGGTTCCGGAGAGCCAAACAAGAACAAAGTCGGTACTGTTTCTAAAGCTCAGGTTGAAGAAATCGCCAAGCTTAAAGCACCCGATTTGACCGCTGCAAATACTGAAGCTGCTATGAATAGCATCATGGGCACCGCCCGCAGTATGGGCATTGAAGTCACAGACTAG
- a CDS encoding chemotaxis protein translates to MSSQTDILLEAGTNELEIVEFWLEEEPQEDGEDNYRGFYGVNVAKVLEIIRMPEKVTHLPKVAHPSIMGTFNLRNKVIPLVDLSYWLNKERVETEPPKVIVTEFNNVSSAFLVSGVTRIHRISWEKVEAPSTYVSSLSQDSITGVVKFDDRISLILDLEKIVAELNPALGLQLDDSVDWEVTGGYKALIADDSTLIREMLYELMTRAKFLVETAKTGRECWEKLLQLKKMSLEENRPIKDYINVVVSDIEMPVMDGHNLTVRIKADPVLKELPVILFSSIITDKLRHKGESVGADDQISKPEVTQLAKRAIALIQK, encoded by the coding sequence ATGTCATCCCAGACTGATATTTTACTTGAAGCAGGTACTAACGAGCTTGAAATCGTTGAATTCTGGCTTGAAGAAGAACCACAAGAAGACGGGGAAGATAACTACCGCGGCTTTTACGGTGTAAACGTAGCAAAAGTTCTTGAGATTATAAGAATGCCTGAAAAGGTTACTCACCTGCCGAAAGTCGCGCACCCGTCAATTATGGGTACATTCAATCTTCGCAACAAAGTTATTCCCCTTGTTGACTTAAGCTATTGGCTTAACAAGGAACGTGTTGAAACAGAGCCTCCTAAAGTAATCGTTACAGAGTTCAATAATGTTTCTTCCGCTTTTCTTGTCTCCGGTGTAACCAGAATTCACAGGATAAGCTGGGAAAAAGTTGAAGCTCCTTCTACATATGTTTCTTCGCTATCACAGGACTCAATCACAGGTGTTGTTAAATTTGATGATCGTATTTCTCTTATCCTTGATCTTGAGAAGATAGTTGCAGAACTTAACCCTGCATTAGGTCTCCAGCTCGATGACAGCGTAGACTGGGAAGTAACCGGGGGTTATAAAGCACTTATCGCTGACGACTCCACTCTTATCCGTGAGATGCTTTATGAACTCATGACCAGAGCTAAGTTTTTGGTTGAGACAGCTAAAACAGGCCGTGAATGCTGGGAAAAACTACTTCAGCTTAAAAAGATGTCGCTTGAAGAGAATAGACCTATCAAGGACTACATCAACGTAGTAGTTTCAGACATCGAAATGCCGGTCATGGATGGGCATAACCTTACCGTGCGCATAAAGGCTGATCCAGTTCTTAAAGAACTGCCTGTTATCCTTTTCTCCTCTATTATTACAGACAAGCTCCGCCATAAAGGTGAATCTGTCGGCGCAGATGATCAGATATCAAAACCTGAAGTAACACAGCTTGCTAAAAGAGCTATCGCACTTATTCAGAAATAG
- the hypE gene encoding hydrogenase expression/formation protein HypE codes for MSSDKVLLDYGSGGRASQRLISELFIKYFANPELERLNDAAAFKIDGKISMSTDSFTVDPIFFPGGNIGSLAVHGTVNDVAMLGAIPKYMTCAYIIEEGLPMADLEIIVKSMGESAREAGVAIVTGDTKVVPKGAVDKIFINTTGVGQIVADPMPSGDRAAVGDAVLISGTMGDHGLTILGTRKGLSLESNVMSDCASLNHLLVKLVQEIPDIHVFRDPTRGGLATTLNEITTASNVCCELQESSIPVKPEVAGGCSFLGLDPLYLANEGKFLCILPQKYAEKALEIMREDKLGKDACQVGNITDANPGKVILVTPIGGRRLLNMLEGEQLPRIC; via the coding sequence ATGTCCTCAGATAAAGTTTTACTTGATTATGGTTCTGGCGGAAGAGCTTCTCAGAGACTTATTTCAGAGCTTTTCATTAAATATTTTGCTAATCCTGAACTTGAACGGCTTAATGATGCTGCCGCATTTAAGATTGACGGCAAAATTTCCATGAGTACTGATAGCTTCACGGTTGATCCGATATTCTTTCCTGGTGGAAATATAGGTTCTCTTGCTGTGCACGGCACTGTCAACGATGTGGCCATGCTTGGAGCAATTCCTAAGTATATGACCTGTGCCTATATCATTGAAGAAGGTCTTCCAATGGCAGACCTTGAGATAATAGTTAAATCTATGGGAGAATCAGCCAGAGAGGCCGGAGTAGCAATTGTTACCGGTGATACTAAAGTTGTTCCTAAGGGAGCAGTTGATAAAATATTTATTAATACTACAGGAGTTGGGCAGATTGTTGCCGATCCTATGCCTAGCGGAGATAGAGCCGCCGTTGGTGATGCCGTCCTGATCAGTGGAACGATGGGTGATCACGGTTTAACCATTCTTGGAACTCGTAAAGGGCTTTCTTTAGAATCAAATGTTATGAGTGATTGCGCGTCTCTTAATCATCTTCTTGTTAAGCTTGTACAGGAAATTCCTGATATTCATGTTTTCCGCGATCCTACTCGCGGCGGGCTCGCCACAACGCTGAACGAAATTACTACTGCTTCCAATGTTTGCTGTGAACTGCAAGAGTCGTCCATTCCGGTTAAGCCTGAAGTTGCCGGAGGTTGCTCTTTCTTAGGTCTTGATCCTCTTTATCTTGCAAATGAAGGTAAATTTTTGTGTATTCTTCCTCAGAAATACGCAGAAAAGGCTCTTGAAATTATGCGTGAGGACAAACTTGGTAAGGATGCCTGTCAGGTCGGGAATATTACTGATGCAAATCCCGGAAAAGTTATTCTTGTAACTCCGATAGGGGGAAGACGACTTTTAAATATGCTCGAAGGTGAACAGTTACCAAGAATTTGCTAG
- the secE gene encoding preprotein translocase subunit SecE — protein sequence MAKKKIKSAGSQQTNVEPQGMKAKFKEFGEFLEQSKVEMKKVIWPTQKETIQTCTAVLVLVVVMSLFLGVVDLGLSKFVEAILS from the coding sequence ATGGCCAAGAAAAAAATTAAAAGTGCGGGATCTCAGCAGACCAACGTGGAACCTCAGGGAATGAAAGCTAAATTCAAAGAATTTGGTGAATTCCTAGAGCAGTCGAAGGTCGAGATGAAGAAGGTCATATGGCCTACTCAGAAAGAGACTATTCAGACCTGTACCGCTGTCTTGGTCCTTGTCGTAGTCATGTCGCTTTTTCTGGGTGTTGTTGACCTAGGCCTCTCCAAATTTGTTGAGGCTATATTATCTTAA
- the tuf gene encoding elongation factor Tu has product MGKAKFERKKPHVNIGTIGHIDHGKTTLTAAITKMAGLAGNGDFVAFDEIDKAPEEKERGITIATAHVEYETANRHYAHVDCPGHADYIKNMITGAAQMDGAILVVAATDGPMPQTREHILLARQVGVPFVVVFMNKCDMVDDEELLELVEMEVRELLSAYEFPGDDLPIIKGSALKALECDDVKSDDAKPIFELLEACDSYIAEPVRDIDKPFLMPIEDVFSISGRGTVVTGRVERGVIKVGEEVEIVGIKDTVKTTCTGVEMFRKLLDQGQAGDNVGVLLRGTKREDVERGQVLAAPGSIHPHTKFKAEVYILNKDEGGRHTPFFSGYRPQFYFRTTDITGIVTLEDGVEMVMPGDNATFNVEMIHPIGMDPGLRFAIREGGRTVGAGVVTEILE; this is encoded by the coding sequence ATGGGAAAAGCTAAATTCGAACGGAAGAAGCCTCATGTTAATATCGGTACCATCGGTCACATTGACCATGGTAAGACTACTTTGACCGCTGCTATCACTAAGATGGCTGGTCTCGCAGGTAACGGCGATTTCGTCGCATTTGATGAAATTGACAAAGCACCTGAAGAAAAAGAACGCGGTATCACAATTGCTACTGCTCACGTAGAATACGAAACTGCTAATCGTCACTACGCACACGTTGACTGCCCTGGTCATGCTGACTACATCAAGAATATGATTACTGGTGCAGCACAGATGGACGGAGCAATCCTTGTTGTTGCAGCAACTGATGGTCCTATGCCTCAGACTCGTGAGCACATCCTGCTTGCTCGTCAGGTTGGTGTACCTTTCGTTGTTGTTTTCATGAACAAATGCGACATGGTTGACGACGAAGAGTTGCTTGAACTCGTAGAAATGGAAGTTCGTGAACTTCTTTCTGCTTACGAATTCCCTGGTGATGATCTTCCAATCATCAAAGGTTCAGCTCTTAAAGCTCTCGAATGTGATGATGTTAAAAGCGACGATGCAAAGCCTATCTTTGAACTTCTCGAAGCTTGTGACTCATACATTGCTGAGCCTGTACGTGACATCGATAAACCTTTCCTTATGCCAATTGAAGATGTCTTCTCCATCTCCGGCCGTGGTACAGTTGTTACCGGTCGTGTAGAACGCGGAGTCATCAAAGTCGGTGAAGAAGTTGAAATCGTTGGTATCAAAGACACTGTCAAGACTACTTGTACTGGTGTTGAAATGTTCCGCAAGCTCCTTGATCAGGGGCAGGCTGGTGACAACGTTGGTGTTCTCCTTCGTGGTACCAAACGTGAAGACGTTGAACGTGGACAGGTTCTTGCTGCTCCTGGTTCAATTCACCCACACACTAAATTCAAAGCTGAAGTCTATATTCTCAATAAAGATGAAGGTGGACGTCATACTCCATTCTTCTCTGGATACCGTCCTCAGTTCTACTTCCGTACTACCGATATCACTGGTATCGTAACACTGGAAGATGGCGTAGAAATGGTAATGCCTGGTGATAACGCAACATTTAATGTTGAAATGATTCACCCAATTGGTATGGATCCAGGACTGCGTTTTGCTATCCGTGAAGGTGGCCGTACTGTTGGAGCTGGTGTTGTAACTGAGATTCTGGAGTAA
- a CDS encoding chloride channel protein, translating to MASRYGLGNNEKKSESKLDSPRTQYLLLMTFSVVIGLTAALGAFFFRWLIEIFQSAFWVNGSNFFEKAANSPWWLVLLLPCAGGLAAGVIITKWAPEAKGPGVPEVIKAIAVRGGIIRHRITFLKAIVTSLLIGCGASVGREGPIVQIGASLGSSVSRIFKLDKSMLPVCVAAGAAAGISATFNAPLTGTLFAIEILLLDTEISYISHIIVASVTAAALSKFFWGDFPTFDAPHFTFNNFEELLIFFILGILAGFVSLAFIAMIRMAENIFDKIPIKAWIKPGIGGLILGLIALKIPGVLGVGYETVNLSLTGILSLDLALLLLVAKMVATSLCIGSGMSGGIFAPSLVLGATLGISVSTGLNMLFPSLALTHSQYALVGMGTVVAGTTLAPITAVLTVFELTYSYKIILPMMVGCMTSTLVVRMLNGYSIYESKLLRQGVNIIRGHDESVLVNVAITEVMETDFDILMSSDPLSKAMDMVLSSPFPHFPVLNDDKTLEGILTLRDMRPYFKDQEYQHELPAIVDSIMNRTIVSVPQHSNLKEALMLFERTGVSFLPVIDHKNKVIGIIKSIEAFKKFQEKRQRNRILSLTVKS from the coding sequence ATGGCGTCCCGCTACGGACTAGGCAACAACGAAAAAAAGTCTGAATCAAAGTTAGACAGTCCTCGGACTCAATACTTATTGTTAATGACCTTTTCCGTTGTTATAGGCCTTACTGCAGCGTTGGGGGCCTTTTTTTTTAGATGGCTGATAGAGATTTTCCAATCAGCTTTCTGGGTTAACGGTTCAAATTTTTTTGAAAAAGCAGCCAACTCACCTTGGTGGCTGGTTCTTCTGCTTCCATGCGCCGGCGGACTTGCTGCCGGAGTGATTATCACCAAATGGGCTCCGGAAGCAAAAGGACCGGGAGTTCCGGAAGTTATCAAAGCGATTGCCGTTCGCGGCGGCATAATCAGGCACAGAATCACCTTTTTAAAAGCAATCGTAACAAGTCTTCTAATAGGTTGCGGAGCTTCAGTCGGTCGCGAAGGTCCAATTGTTCAAATAGGGGCATCACTAGGCTCATCAGTCTCCAGAATTTTCAAACTGGATAAAAGCATGCTCCCTGTCTGCGTAGCAGCCGGAGCTGCCGCCGGAATTTCTGCTACATTCAATGCACCGCTTACCGGAACTCTCTTCGCTATCGAAATCTTACTGCTGGATACTGAAATATCTTATATAAGCCACATAATCGTGGCCTCTGTCACAGCTGCAGCCCTTTCAAAATTCTTCTGGGGTGATTTTCCAACCTTCGATGCGCCACATTTCACTTTCAACAACTTCGAAGAACTGCTCATCTTTTTCATACTAGGAATTCTCGCAGGGTTTGTTTCACTTGCTTTTATAGCCATGATCCGAATGGCAGAAAACATATTTGACAAGATCCCTATTAAAGCTTGGATTAAACCTGGAATCGGGGGACTCATCCTTGGTTTAATTGCTCTTAAAATACCGGGGGTGTTAGGAGTCGGCTACGAAACTGTCAATCTGAGCCTCACCGGGATACTATCTCTTGACCTTGCTCTGCTTCTACTTGTTGCGAAAATGGTTGCAACATCGCTTTGTATTGGATCTGGCATGAGTGGAGGCATTTTTGCTCCGTCGCTCGTCCTGGGGGCAACTTTGGGCATATCCGTCAGTACAGGACTCAACATGCTTTTTCCGAGCTTAGCTCTGACACATAGCCAATATGCTTTAGTCGGTATGGGCACAGTCGTTGCAGGAACAACCCTCGCTCCCATAACCGCAGTTTTAACCGTTTTTGAACTTACCTATTCATACAAAATCATCTTACCTATGATGGTGGGATGTATGACAAGCACACTTGTTGTCAGGATGCTTAACGGATACTCGATTTACGAATCCAAGTTACTGCGTCAGGGAGTTAATATTATCAGGGGACATGACGAATCTGTTTTGGTGAATGTCGCAATTACTGAAGTGATGGAAACAGATTTTGACATTCTAATGAGTTCAGATCCACTGAGCAAAGCTATGGACATGGTCCTGAGTTCGCCTTTTCCGCACTTTCCTGTATTAAACGATGATAAAACATTAGAAGGAATTCTAACGCTTAGAGACATGCGCCCGTACTTTAAAGATCAGGAATATCAACATGAACTACCTGCTATTGTCGACTCCATCATGAATAGAACAATTGTATCCGTTCCGCAGCACTCTAATTTAAAAGAGGCTCTAATGCTTTTTGAGCGGACCGGTGTTTCTTTTTTGCCAGTGATAGACCATAAAAACAAAGTAATCGGAATTATTAAATCGATTGAAGCCTTCAAGAAATTTCAAGAGAAGCGGCAAAGGAATAGAATATTGTCTCTTACTGTTAAAAGTTAA
- the nusG gene encoding transcription termination/antitermination protein NusG — MNEDAEKPQGRKARWYIVHTYSGYEQRVEQTVREMMRIGQDNELIKEVVVPTEKVVELVKGEKRTSTRKFYPGYVMIKMIMEDESWHLIQSIPRVTGFIGGKNRPTPMRDSEAAKILSLMEDRQEQPRPKFNFDRGDDVRVIDGPFSGFNGLVEDVNYDKGKLRVSVSIFGRQTPVELDFVQVTKG, encoded by the coding sequence ATGAACGAAGACGCTGAAAAACCTCAGGGAAGGAAAGCCCGTTGGTATATAGTCCATACCTATTCAGGATATGAACAACGGGTTGAGCAAACTGTCCGTGAAATGATGAGAATTGGTCAGGATAATGAACTGATCAAAGAAGTCGTTGTTCCCACGGAAAAAGTAGTCGAATTGGTAAAAGGGGAAAAAAGAACGTCTACTCGGAAATTTTATCCGGGTTACGTCATGATCAAAATGATCATGGAAGATGAGTCCTGGCATCTCATCCAATCTATCCCTCGTGTTACTGGATTCATCGGTGGTAAAAACCGTCCGACTCCAATGCGTGACAGTGAAGCAGCTAAAATCCTGAGCTTGATGGAAGATCGTCAGGAACAGCCGAGACCTAAGTTCAACTTTGACCGGGGCGATGATGTCCGGGTTATTGACGGACCTTTCAGCGGTTTCAACGGCCTCGTAGAGGATGTCAACTACGATAAAGGTAAGCTTCGCGTGTCAGTTTCCATTTTCGGCCGCCAGACTCCGGTGGAACTGGACTTTGTTCAGGTTACCAAAGGGTAA
- a CDS encoding tRNA-dihydrouridine synthase gives MKLLSITPKKPWLAPLAGYSDLPFRMLCRNRGCSVACTEMVSVKGLKYNGNGTKSLLATCPEDNPLVVQLFGGDPQDYLDTMPDLVEQGYTFFDLNSGCPVKKVLKAGGGSALLLEPDRLVQTAANMVKVAGEGCVGVKIRLGFMSGEDNYLEIAKRLEDVGIGWITLHPRYAKQMFSGTADWSKLAILKKHVSIPVIGSGDLFTAEDGIECIRQTGIDGIMFARGALYDPAIFSRYLKLLDDPSCDSLPDFDLGKTMEEHILSSREFDKSNGSFRKIRSILPRYAKGKNGIRAVRGSISTCQNWEELLETVRKIPQLVND, from the coding sequence ATGAAATTACTTTCGATAACCCCAAAAAAACCTTGGCTAGCTCCTCTGGCAGGATATTCTGATCTCCCCTTTCGTATGTTATGTAGAAACCGAGGTTGTTCCGTGGCCTGCACTGAGATGGTCAGTGTTAAGGGTCTTAAATACAATGGTAACGGAACAAAATCCCTTCTTGCTACCTGTCCTGAAGACAATCCACTTGTGGTCCAGCTTTTCGGAGGCGATCCGCAAGACTATTTAGATACCATGCCTGATCTTGTAGAACAGGGCTATACTTTTTTCGATTTAAACTCAGGGTGCCCTGTTAAAAAAGTTCTTAAAGCAGGCGGAGGATCCGCCCTGCTGCTTGAACCGGACAGACTTGTACAAACGGCAGCTAACATGGTTAAAGTTGCAGGAGAAGGATGCGTAGGTGTTAAAATCAGACTAGGCTTCATGTCAGGCGAAGATAATTACCTTGAAATTGCAAAAAGGCTCGAAGATGTCGGCATCGGTTGGATTACTCTCCATCCGAGATATGCCAAACAGATGTTTTCAGGCACAGCTGACTGGTCTAAGCTTGCTATTCTTAAAAAACATGTATCAATACCGGTGATCGGCAGCGGTGATTTATTTACGGCTGAAGATGGTATAGAATGTATCAGACAAACAGGTATTGACGGAATTATGTTTGCGCGCGGAGCTTTATATGATCCTGCAATTTTCTCACGGTATTTAAAACTTCTCGACGACCCGAGTTGTGATTCACTACCAGACTTTGATTTAGGCAAAACAATGGAAGAACATATTCTCTCCAGCCGCGAGTTTGACAAGAGCAATGGTTCTTTCAGAAAAATTAGATCTATACTTCCAAGATACGCAAAAGGTAAAAACGGCATAAGAGCTGTTCGAGGCAGCATTTCTACATGTCAGAATTGGGAAGAACTTTTGGAAACTGTTCGGAAAATACCCCAATTAGTCAACGATTAG
- the rpmG gene encoding 50S ribosomal protein L33 translates to MRVKVLMQCTECKRRNYSTMKNKKNTTGRLELNKYCPFDKKHTLHKETK, encoded by the coding sequence ATGCGTGTCAAAGTTCTGATGCAGTGCACCGAGTGTAAACGTCGTAACTACTCGACGATGAAGAATAAAAAGAACACTACTGGTCGTCTTGAATTGAATAAGTATTGCCCTTTTGATAAGAAGCATACTCTTCATAAAGAAACCAAGTAG
- the rplA gene encoding 50S ribosomal protein L1, with protein MPKHGKNYRNATEGTDSYGLTVENAVKLAVEKAYAKFDETVDVAINLGVDPKYSDQMIRGAVTLPNGLGKSVKVACFCSGEKEAEAKAAGADFVGGDDLVEKVKEGWLEFDKAIATPDMMAKVGLIGRVLGPRGLMPNAKTGTVTFDITKAVTEVKAGRVEFKVDKAGVLHAPIGKVSFGAEKLLQNLKSLLDTVNKLKPTSSKGTYMKAVAVATTMGPGFRVDPLAAKKYVES; from the coding sequence ATGCCTAAGCACGGAAAAAATTATAGAAATGCAACTGAAGGCACAGATTCATACGGTTTAACCGTAGAAAATGCTGTTAAGCTTGCAGTTGAAAAGGCGTATGCCAAGTTCGACGAAACTGTTGATGTTGCCATCAACCTTGGAGTCGACCCTAAGTATTCCGATCAGATGATTCGTGGCGCAGTAACCCTGCCTAACGGTCTCGGTAAAAGTGTAAAAGTAGCTTGCTTTTGTAGCGGTGAAAAAGAAGCGGAAGCCAAAGCAGCCGGTGCCGATTTTGTCGGTGGTGATGATTTGGTTGAAAAAGTTAAAGAAGGATGGCTCGAATTCGATAAAGCCATTGCTACACCAGATATGATGGCGAAAGTCGGTCTTATTGGTAGAGTACTCGGACCTCGCGGTTTGATGCCTAATGCTAAAACTGGAACCGTTACTTTTGACATCACTAAAGCTGTTACTGAAGTAAAAGCTGGACGCGTTGAATTCAAGGTTGATAAAGCCGGTGTTCTTCACGCTCCTATCGGAAAAGTTTCTTTCGGTGCTGAAAAGCTCCTTCAGAATCTTAAATCTCTTCTTGATACTGTCAATAAGCTTAAACCTACATCCTCAAAAGGGACTTACATGAAAGCAGTTGCTGTTGCGACTACCATGGGCCCTGGATTTAGAGTTGACCCTTTGGCAGCTAAAAAGTACGTAGAGTCCTAA
- the hypD gene encoding hydrogenase formation protein HypD — translation MSLKVLEQFKNPELCKELLDCLNNEIEKEIRFMEVCGTHTVAIFRSGLHSVLPEKIIHLSGPGCPVCVTHESEVNAFLDLAGKERVVIATFGDLIKVPGKNGHCLKNAQAEGARVEIIYSPFDALEIARKNPDDTVVFLGVGFETTAPAIAATVLMAEEQKLENFKVLSFHKLVPPALDVLISDPETKIDGFLLPGHVSTVIGIHPYDFIGAKYGKPAIVAGFEPVDILLALLQMVRSRKEVHPEVVNQYQRGVSENGNPKAVEVMYQVFKSADALWRGIGMIKGSGLEFADRYERFDAKKVFDIKIGECPALPGCKCGEVLKGKMTPDQCPLFGKACNPASPVGPCMVSTEGSCAAYFKYKVD, via the coding sequence ATGAAATCGAGAAAGAGATACGGTTCATGGAAGTCTGCGGAACTCACACTGTAGCGATTTTCAGAAGCGGGCTTCATTCAGTTTTACCTGAAAAGATTATTCATTTGAGCGGTCCGGGGTGTCCGGTCTGTGTTACTCATGAATCAGAAGTGAACGCCTTTTTGGATCTTGCAGGTAAAGAAAGGGTTGTTATTGCCACTTTTGGAGATCTAATAAAGGTTCCGGGTAAGAACGGGCATTGTCTTAAAAATGCTCAGGCAGAAGGTGCAAGGGTGGAAATTATTTATTCACCTTTTGATGCACTTGAAATAGCTCGCAAAAATCCAGACGATACTGTTGTGTTTTTAGGAGTAGGGTTTGAAACTACTGCACCGGCTATAGCCGCAACGGTTTTAATGGCAGAAGAGCAGAAGCTTGAAAATTTTAAGGTTCTGTCTTTTCATAAACTTGTTCCTCCTGCTCTTGATGTTTTGATATCTGATCCTGAAACAAAGATTGATGGTTTTTTGTTGCCCGGGCATGTTTCAACCGTTATCGGTATTCATCCTTATGATTTTATAGGTGCTAAATATGGCAAACCTGCTATTGTTGCAGGGTTTGAGCCCGTAGATATTCTTTTGGCTTTGCTTCAGATGGTTCGCTCTAGAAAAGAGGTACACCCTGAGGTTGTCAATCAGTATCAGCGCGGTGTTTCCGAAAATGGCAATCCAAAAGCTGTCGAAGTTATGTATCAGGTTTTTAAATCGGCAGATGCATTATGGCGCGGTATTGGGATGATTAAAGGTAGCGGACTTGAATTTGCAGATAGATATGAAAGATTCGATGCTAAAAAAGTTTTTGATATTAAAATCGGAGAATGTCCGGCTTTACCGGGGTGTAAGTGCGGAGAAGTTTTGAAGGGGAAAATGACTCCTGATCAATGTCCTCTGTTTGGGAAAGCCTGTAATCCAGCTTCACCGGTAGGTCCTTGCATGGTTTCAACCGAAGGCAGTTGCGCCGCATACTTCAAATATAAAGTAGATTAA
- a CDS encoding EAL domain-containing protein — protein sequence MQNISNECLTSVSKVLDGESVEVYFQPVLSLESKGIIGFEAFSRGVNESGKTIVEPACLFSSSLPPETQLKVETLCVNKILKSFRNIHRKYKKMVLFLNVNSNVYNFPENENQYPFKELESSKFNPSSIAFEFEVSQLEKKIPLSLIGSLQESGYRISLDNTRVSLAGLEVVFKIRPDFIKLDRFFFEGIDKSSHKRNMVKAAALTFEQAGAMPVAKGVETEAEALALAESGFYLQQGFFYTNGGDDESSSTNFGDKVAKLNTDYRNINVVKFDNSRELFAHFHLVLKSVISKLQQEELSGMNDVLKDLVKKERGIVSVFSLDASGKQLSQRFVGKSGDHIGRIVEMSVAGCDHSHEDYFMYLNSGLEKVAGIKEISAFCREDSRYIAGFFYREEGRRGLILVLEYLDKSSKED from the coding sequence GTGCAAAATATTTCTAACGAATGTCTTACCTCTGTGAGTAAAGTCTTGGATGGGGAAAGTGTTGAAGTCTATTTTCAGCCAGTACTTTCTTTAGAATCTAAAGGTATTATCGGTTTCGAAGCCTTTTCGCGCGGAGTTAATGAATCAGGAAAAACGATTGTCGAACCAGCCTGTTTGTTCAGTTCCTCACTACCACCGGAAACTCAACTAAAAGTTGAAACGTTGTGTGTTAATAAAATTTTGAAGTCGTTTCGAAATATTCATCGCAAGTATAAAAAGATGGTTTTATTTTTGAACGTAAATAGCAATGTTTATAATTTTCCTGAAAACGAAAATCAGTACCCTTTTAAAGAGCTTGAATCATCTAAGTTTAATCCTAGTTCTATCGCTTTTGAATTTGAGGTTTCCCAGCTTGAAAAGAAGATACCTCTTAGCTTGATAGGCTCTTTGCAGGAAAGCGGTTACAGAATATCTCTTGATAACACACGTGTGAGTTTAGCTGGATTAGAAGTTGTTTTTAAAATCCGCCCAGATTTTATCAAGCTTGATAGATTCTTTTTTGAAGGAATAGATAAATCAAGCCATAAAAGGAATATGGTCAAAGCCGCAGCACTTACTTTTGAGCAGGCCGGAGCAATGCCTGTTGCCAAAGGTGTTGAGACAGAAGCGGAAGCCTTGGCTCTGGCAGAATCAGGTTTTTACCTTCAGCAAGGTTTCTTCTATACAAATGGCGGTGATGATGAAAGCAGCTCTACAAATTTCGGTGATAAAGTTGCAAAGCTCAATACTGACTATAGAAATATTAATGTTGTAAAATTTGATAATTCGCGTGAACTTTTTGCGCATTTTCATCTCGTCTTAAAAAGTGTCATATCCAAGTTACAGCAAGAAGAACTGTCCGGAATGAATGATGTTCTTAAAGACTTGGTAAAAAAAGAGCGTGGTATTGTTTCAGTTTTTTCTTTGGATGCTTCAGGGAAGCAGCTTTCTCAGCGGTTTGTCGGAAAATCTGGAGACCATATCGGAAGAATTGTTGAAATGTCCGTTGCCGGCTGTGATCATAGCCACGAAGACTATTTTATGTATTTGAATTCAGGATTAGAGAAAGTTGCCGGAATTAAAGAAATTTCTGCTTTTTGCCGAGAAGATTCAAGATATATTGCGGGTTTTTTTTACAGAGAGGAAGGGAGGAGAGGATTGATTCTTGTTCTCGAATATCTGGATAAGTCTTCGAAAGAGGATTAA